GTAAATAACCGTCACTAGCTTACTTTATCTTTAAAATAGGTGATATTTTCTTATATATTACTAAAGTTACAGCTGATACTAAAGTTCCTTTTATCAAATTGAATGGAACTACAGCATATAATATTAAGGATTTTAAATCTACCACATATTTATTAGCTGCCCTACTCATGTCTATTATGGCATTTATAGGCATGAAGTTTGAGTAAAAGGGAATTAATATAAAGTAATTAGCTAAGGCTCCTACAATTGCCATAGTTAAAGTTCCCGCAGCCATTCCCATTAATGCGCCCTTTCTATTTCTATTATTCTTGTAAACCATACTAGCTGGTACTATTAAAGATATTCCAATTAAAAAGTTTGCTAATTCTCCAACGCCTCCAGTAGATGACTTTGTAATTAAATTAAGTAAGTTCTTAATAAGTTCAATTAAAACTCCCGCCATAGGCCCTAGTGATAAGGCTCCTATTAAAGCTGGTAAATCGCTCAAATCAATTTTTAAAAACTCTGGAAAGAAAAACAGTGGCAATTCTAATAACATTAGTACATAAGAAAAAACTGATAATACTGCTATTTTAGTCATTACATGAGTTTTTCCTAAAGTACCTCCATTAATAGTACTAGTTTTATTCATATATACTCCTCCTTAGATAGGTAATTCCATAGTCAGGCACATTCTAAAAATAAAAATGCCCGAAGCATAATACACTTCGGGCATGAAAAAGTCACAAATAAACCTTCTTCTACCATCCAGACTTTACTGTCGGTACTGGAATTACACCAGTTCAACCATAATAATATTATGGTTCGCGGACTTTTACCGCCGGTCGGGAATTTCACCCTGCCCCGAAGAATACCTAATTTTTAATATTATATTTAATTAATTACATTATATATTAATTTATTTAATTATTCAACATATATCTAATTCTTCTGCTAAAGATAGCTTAGTATACTTACAAATTAAATATGTAACTAAAAGAAATATTTCATGGGGTAGAGCATATTTTATCTTCTCCCAGTCTGAATAAAACAAGTGATTTATTTTTACTTTCAGAAAAATTAGTACAGAACTCTCTATAATATATATGGCTATCACAGGTATTAACACTGCCCATATGGCTTTTTTATATGATATACCTAAAACAAAATATATTGAGCATATATATACACCTATAACCACAGGAATATGGGTAGGAAACGGTACATATTTTCTTATTATAATTAAGCTTATGGATTGTGCTATGACCAAAAATACGAGCTTATTCCATTTTTGATTTCCTTCATTTACCAAATATAACCCACTTAAAAGTATTAATATGTTTTCTGGAATTATGATAAAGAGTATAGTTTTTAATGAAATTATATCCATGTATCCTTCTTCTCCCCCTTTAATTAAACATCCCCAACTACTTAGACTATTTATAATATTCAAAAGTTCCCCTGTTTAACACTTTCATCTTGAATTTTATATAATTCCTCTTTATTAACATAATTCCTTCCTATAGTATTCTTATTTAATATAAATTTAAGATTTGTATATATGTTAATTAAAATGTATCAAAAAAAGTACCAGCATATAACAATTGCTGGTACTTTCTTATTCTATTTTATTCCCTTCATGGTTAAACTAATTCTTCCCTTTTTTAAATCTATATCTATAATCTTTACTTTAACAGCATCTCCTACAGCTACTATATCCATAGGATTTTTTACGAATTTGTCACTTAGTTGAGATATATGAACTAGACCATCTTGCTTTACTCCAATATCTACAAAGGCACCAAAGTCTACCACGTTTCTAACCGTACCTGTAAGCTCCATATCCACCTTCAAATCTTCCATCTTAAGAACATCACTTCTGAATACAGGCTTTGGCATTTCCTCTCTTATATCGCGGCCTGGCTTCTTTAGTTCTCCTATTATATCTACTAGGGTAGGTACTCCTATTTCTAACTCATCTGCTATAGTTTTAATGTCACCATATTTTTCTTTTATTCTATCTTCTATATCAGACATATGGCCATTTTTTATGTCTTCATTTGTATAGGATAAATCACTAAGTAATTTTAATACTACTTTGTAGGACTCTGGATGAACTGCTGTATTATCCAGTGAATTTTTCCCATCTGAAATTCTTAAGAAACCTGCACATTGTTCAAATGCTTTATTACCAAGCCTCTTAACCTTTTTAATCTCTTTTCTATCTGTGAATTTTCCGTTTTCCTCTCTGTATGCCACTATATTTTTAGCAATAGATTTGTTTATACCAGATACATATTCAAGTAAGGCTGGAGTTGCAATATTTAAATCTACACCTACTGTATTTACGCAATCTTCTACTACACCTGTTAAAGCATCCCCTAACTTACTTTGATTTAGGTCATGTTGATATTGTCCTACTCCTATACTCTTTGGATCTATTTTAACTAATTCAGCCAGTGGGTCTTGAAGTCTACGTCCTATAGATATGGCTCCACGTATGGATACATTCACATCTGGATATTCTTCTGCTGCAAGCTTAGATGCTGAATATACAGAAGCTCCTGCCTCACTTACTATAGTGTAATATACAGTTTTATCTATCTCTGATAACATATCTGCCACTAGCATTTCCGTTTCACGAGATGCAGTACCATTACCTATAGGAATAACATCTATATCATATTTATCTATTAATTCTTTTAATACCTTTTTAGATTTTTCCACTTCATTTTGTGGTGCATTAGGATAGATAGTTGTATACTCTAACAATTTACCCGTATCATCTAATACTGAAATCTTACATCCCGTCCTATAACTTGGGTCTATGGCCAAAACTCTAACGTTCTTTACTGGAGGAACCATAAGAAGGGGCTTAGTATTCTTAGCAAATACCTTTATGGCTTCATCTTCTGCCCTCTCCGTAAGCATATTTCTAATTTCCCTTTCTATGGATGGAGAAATCAATCTTTTATATGCATCTCCAATTACTTCCTTTAATATATTTTCATGTTTTTTATTTGCATTGGTTACAACACTTTTTTCTAATAACTCTATTATTTCTTCATCAGGGCTAATTATTTTTACCTTTAGAGCCTTTTCCTTTTCACCTCTATTTATGGCAAGTATTCTATGATTTGGAATAGTCTTTACCTTTTCCACATACTCTTTATACATTTCATATACATTATCTTCTTCTGTTTCTAGTCCTGTTGATTGTATGCTCCCCTTTTGTACATTTAGATTTCTTATTTTTTCCCTGTAAGTTGCAGTATCAGATATGGTTTCTGCTATTATATCCATGGCACCCTTTATGGCATCCTCTACTGTACCTACTTCCTTCTCTTCATCTATATATTTTTTAGCTTCACTTTCTAAATCATCCATAATGCCCTTTAGTATGTCTAAGGCAAAGGGTTCTAATCCCTTTTCTTTTGCTATGGTAGCACGAGTTCTTCTCTTTTGTTGATATGGTCTATATAAATCTTCCACCTTTTGCAATACTTTAGCCTTTAATATTTTATCCTTTAATTCTTCCGTAAGCTTTCCTTGTTCTTCTATAATTCTTATTACTTCTTCTTTTCTTTTTTCTAAGTTTCTAAGATAGGTTAATCTATCGTTAAGTTCACGAAGTATTACGTCACTAAGTCCCCCTGTTACTTCTTTTCTATATCTAGCTATAAATGGAACTGTGCACCCTTCGTCTATTAGGTTTATAGTACTTTCTATTTGTTTCCTACTTATGTTAAATTCCTTTGATAAAATATCTATTATCATTAGTATCTCCCCCTATTTTTGACCCTTTTTCCATTTTAGATATTCATTTATATAAAGGTCTATATTTCCGTCCA
The Anaeromicrobium sediminis DNA segment above includes these coding regions:
- a CDS encoding ECF transporter S component, whose product is MNKTSTINGGTLGKTHVMTKIAVLSVFSYVLMLLELPLFFFPEFLKIDLSDLPALIGALSLGPMAGVLIELIKNLLNLITKSSTGGVGELANFLIGISLIVPASMVYKNNRNRKGALMGMAAGTLTMAIVGALANYFILIPFYSNFMPINAIIDMSRAANKYVVDLKSLILYAVVPFNLIKGTLVSAVTLVIYKKISPILKIK
- a CDS encoding Tex family protein; this translates as MIIDILSKEFNISRKQIESTINLIDEGCTVPFIARYRKEVTGGLSDVILRELNDRLTYLRNLEKRKEEVIRIIEEQGKLTEELKDKILKAKVLQKVEDLYRPYQQKRRTRATIAKEKGLEPFALDILKGIMDDLESEAKKYIDEEKEVGTVEDAIKGAMDIIAETISDTATYREKIRNLNVQKGSIQSTGLETEEDNVYEMYKEYVEKVKTIPNHRILAINRGEKEKALKVKIISPDEEIIELLEKSVVTNANKKHENILKEVIGDAYKRLISPSIEREIRNMLTERAEDEAIKVFAKNTKPLLMVPPVKNVRVLAIDPSYRTGCKISVLDDTGKLLEYTTIYPNAPQNEVEKSKKVLKELIDKYDIDVIPIGNGTASRETEMLVADMLSEIDKTVYYTIVSEAGASVYSASKLAAEEYPDVNVSIRGAISIGRRLQDPLAELVKIDPKSIGVGQYQHDLNQSKLGDALTGVVEDCVNTVGVDLNIATPALLEYVSGINKSIAKNIVAYREENGKFTDRKEIKKVKRLGNKAFEQCAGFLRISDGKNSLDNTAVHPESYKVVLKLLSDLSYTNEDIKNGHMSDIEDRIKEKYGDIKTIADELEIGVPTLVDIIGELKKPGRDIREEMPKPVFRSDVLKMEDLKVDMELTGTVRNVVDFGAFVDIGVKQDGLVHISQLSDKFVKNPMDIVAVGDAVKVKIIDIDLKKGRISLTMKGIK